CCAGCCAGAAGACCAGCACCCCGACCGGAAGAAGCAGCGCAAGCGAAACAACCCCGAAGCAGAAGCCCGCAGCTACCCACCGCCACCCGCCGAGCCTCACCGTAACGTGCCGCCTCGCTGCCCCGGCGGAACTCCGATGGTACGCCGCCCGCCCGCGACTCCTGCCCTCGACGAGCAGGATCGCAATCGTCAGGCATACGAGCATCAACCCCAGAATGGCCGCCGGAGTCCGGTCGAACGCCGAACGGTACTGTATGTAGATCTCCCGCGAAAACGTGCCGTATTGCAACAATGAAACAACCCCGAAATCGCTTAAAGTGTAGAGTGTAACGAGCAGGCCGCCCGCGACGATTCCGGGTCTGAGGTTCGGGAGGGTTACGTGGAAAAAGGTTTTCCACGCTCCGACGCCGAGGATGCGGGAGGCCTCTTCCAGCGAGGGGTCGAGGTTCTTCAGGGAGCTTCGGGTGGTCAGAAGAACGTAGGGGTAGGTAAAGAGCGTCAGGGCGAGGGCGGCTCCGGGGAAGCCGTAGATCTCGGGCAGTCGTTCGACCCCGAAGCGTTCCAGCGAACCCTGCAGCATCCCTCGCGGGCCGAGCGCGCTGATCAGCACGAACCCTCCGACGTAGGAGGGTATAACGAGCGGCAGCGCGGCCAGAACGGCCCAGGCCCGGCTAAACGGCAGGTCCGTTCTGACCGTAAGCCAGGCTATCGGCACCGCGATGCAGATCGTCGCGAGGGTCACCGTCAGGGCGAGCAGCAGGCTTCTTGCCAGGACGAGCAGCGTATCCGCGTCGAGAACGGTCTCTGCGAACTCCCCGAAACCGCCGTCCAGCGAGCGAACCGCGAGGTAGACCGGAGGCAGGAGCAGCGCGACCGAGATAAAGAGCGCGGGAACCCAGACGACGAGCGGGGGACGGTGGCGTTTGCCGCCCGTCCCCCCGAACTCAGCGGGTTCTCTGCGCCTGGTCGTTGTTTTGGAGCCTGAGGTCACCGGCCTCGCTCTCGGGTGGTTTTTTACAGTACGTTTGTGCCCTGGAGCAGCTCCAGCGTGCCTTCGAGGTCGTCAAGGTTGGAGAGGTCTATGTCCGGGGTGTCTATCTCTTCGAGCGGCACGAGTTCTTCGTTGGTCTCGATGCCCTCGATGACCGGGTACTCGTACGTCTCGTCGGCGAAGTACTGCTGCGCCTCTTCCGAGACCATGTACTCGAGAAACGCCTGAGCTTCTTCCTGATTGTCCGAGCTGTTCAGGATGCCCGCGCCCGCGACGTTGACGAGTGCGCCCGGGTCTCCGCCGGTCGGGTAGTAGTTTCTGGCCCCGAAGTCCTCGCCCTGCTCCTCGAGCGCGCGGAAGAGGTAGTAGTGGTTGACGAAGCCGACGTCGACCTCGCCCGCCGCTACCGCTTCAAGCGTGGTCGTGTTGTCCTCGTAGACGGTCGGGTTGTTGGCCTGAACACCTTCGAGCCACTCGCGGGCCACGTCTTCGCCCTCTATCTCCCTGAGAGCTGTGACGAACGCCTGAAAAGAACCGTTTGTCGGCGCCCAGCCGATCCTGCCATCCCACTCGGGGTCGGTGAAGTCGAGGATGGACTCCGGAAGGTCCTCTTCCGTGAGGTTCTCCGTGTTGTAGGCAACGACCCGCGCCCGACCGGAGATGCCGACCCACTCGCCCTCTTCGGAGACAAGCCGCTCGTCCACCGGGGAGAGGATGGAGTCCGGCAGCTCGGTGAGAAGGTCCTCCTCGGATACGGCCCCGAGCGCTCCGGCGTCCTGGGCGAAGTAGATGTCCGCCGGGCTGTTCTGGCCCTCTTCGAGCAGCGTCGCGGCAAGCTCCGCCGTATCCCCGTAGCGAACCTGAACGTCCACGCCGCTCTCTTCGATATAGGTGTCGATGATCGGCCCTACAAGCTCGGCGCTGCGACCGGAATATATGACCAGCGTATCGTCGCCCGTCGCCGAACCACCCCCGGAGGCAGCCGCGCCGGTGCTCTCCTCCGTACCCGATGAGCCCGTGCTCCCGGAATCACCCGATGAACCGGCCCCGCCGGACTCCGTAGACGACTGACCGCACGACGCGAGAAGCATGGAACCCGCAAGCGCGCACACGGTCAGAGACAGCCTTGTGTTCGTGATCAAAGACAAACCGTTCTCCTCCAGACCTAAAGACGATACTGACAACTATTTGCAACAGACTGTCTGTCAAGGTAGTGTACCGCTGATCGAAAATCAAGCGGTGCCTGGGGCCGGGGTGATCTGGATCATCCCGGGGTCGCCGGTCCGGGGTTTCGTTGTCGGGGACGGGGACCGCAGACGTTCTGGAAAGCGGCGGAACGTCGGGGCAATCGCCCGGGGTTTCAGGTATAAGTAGGCTGGCTACCGGGGATAGCCTGCACATGATATTGTTCGTGTTGGCCGGGATCACTGGAGGTAGCGCATGACGATTAACGGGCGAACCGATAAAGAGTTGGATTTCAGGAAGATGGTGGAGTACAGCGGTCATATAGTGGCCCTGTGTTCTACGGATGGAACGCTTCTCTACGCGAACCCGGCTTTCGAGCGGGCGTACGGCTATCCCCTCAGAGAGGTCGTCGGGAAGATGAACGTCAACGACTACGTCCATCCCGAAGACGTCGAAGGTGTTGCAAACGAGACGCTTCGGGCCATCGCCGAGACCGGGCCGAACGAAACCGTCCGCAGCTGGGCGGTCTTCCGCTTCCGGTGCGCCGACGGGGAGTACAAAAAAGTCTGGGTTGTAGGGACCTACCTGCTCGAAGAACCGGGGATAGAGGGTGTGATCATCAACGCCACGGAGTTTGTCGAGTAGTGAGGCTTCAACCCTGAACCCGAACGATCTGGTCTATGGGGACGCTTTTGCAGCCGGCCTTCGCAGTCGTCTCTTATCGCCGCTCGACGGCTGGCGCGAGTTGCAGAGCAGCTTCGCCCCGACCGACGCCGAAACCGGCGAACGACTCCGGCGTTTCCCCGACGACCCGGATACCGCGCGCCGCGCCGCCGTTCTTGTGCCCGTGATCCTCGAAGACGCCGGACCGGAACTCGTCTACACGCTCAGGAAGGACCACCTCAGCGACCACGCCGGACAGATATCTTTCCCCGGCGGCGGTCGTGATCCCTCAGATAACTCCCTTCTCGAAACGGCCCTTCGCGAAGCGAGCGAGGAGATAGATTTGCCCCGGCACGCCGTCGAAGTCGCCGGGACGCTTGAGAACATGTACATCCCGCCCTCCAATTTTCTTGTAACGCCGTTTGTCGGCCTCCTGAACCCCGGCGCGAAGTTCACCCTCGCCCCCGAAGAGGTGGAGAGGGTCTTCACCGTCCCGATCCGGACCCTCCTTCACCCGAAGACCTACGACCGCCGACTCTGGAGCCACGAGGGACGCAGGCTCGACGTACCCGTCTTCGCCGTCGAAGCCGAAGGCAAACCGTATGAAATCTGGGGCGCGACCGCCGCCATTACCGCCCTGCTCCTCGCCCGCCTCGGCTGGCGAATCCCAACCTGAACCCGCTCCCAACCTGCCCGCCCCGCCCGAACCAGAGCCTCCAGGTGAATAGTAACCGCCCTTGCATAAGACCCCGCGTTGCCCTAGACTTACATTGTAAGTAAATCATTTTCTCCGGTATGGGGAAGGGGGTTTCGGGATGAGGGGTCTGGTGGATCGCGAGGAGGTTCTTGCCCGGTTGGACCGGCTCGAGGCCGAGGTTGCCGGGCAGCGGGAGGCTCTGTTGCGCCTGGCCCGTGGCTCGGGGGTTTCCGGTGTAGACGGGGTGGTCGAAAAAGAAGTCGGCGGGGTTCGGGACCGGCCGGGGGTTTTCGGGGGGTTTGCCCGGATCGGGGAGCGGTACGGGGACTTGCTTCGGGCAGAGTGGTGGTTTACCCGGGGCGGCGTCGTCCTGCTGCTTTTAGGCCTGGCGTTTCTGTTCAAGCTCTCGGTGGATGAGGGTTGGATCACGCCCGCGGTCAGGGTGCTTTTCGGGGTGGGGCTTGGCGGGGGTCTGATCCTCGGCGGGCGGCGGGTCTCCGGCAGGCGGTTGGTGGTGGGGCAGGCGATGATGGGGGGTGGCGTCGCCGCTCTCTACGCAAGCGGTTTCGCGGCTCACTCTCTGTACTCGCTCGTGCCGTTCGCGGTTGCGTTCCTGTCGATGGTCGGTGTTACCGGGGCCGCGTTCTGGCTTGCCGTGCGTCAGGATGTGGCTTCTCTGGCCGTTATCGGGGTTACGGGCGGGCTTGCCACGCCGTTCCTGCTCTATAACGGCGACGGTTCCATCGTCGGGGCGGTTGTATACACCTGCGTCGTACTCGGCGGTGCGGCGGCGATATACCTCTACCGGGGATGGACGACGCTGCTCGTCCCGGCCTGCCTCGGGGCCGTGGTCTCGCTCACCGCCGTCGAGACTCTGGCCTGGGTGCCGGACCGCGGTCAGACCGTCACGGCGGCGCTTCTGGCGGGCGTGGTCTTCTGCTGGATAGCATCCTCCGGCGTCCCGGTTCTCAGGAGCGTGATGCTCCGGGTGCGGCGCACGGCACAGCCGTCGCCGGTTGCGTACCTCGTCGGTGCGTTTCTTTTTACGATTCTCTGCGGCTCGCTCTTCGGCATCATCGCACGGTTCGGTGCAACAGAGGCGTTCGGCCTGACCTTTCTCGGGGCGGCTGTCCTGCATGCTGCGGTTGCGTACCTGCTGCATCGCTCGGACCGGTTCCGGGACAGTAGAACGGTCTACGCTCAGGGCGCCGCCGGGATCTGCCTCGCAAACATCGGCCTCGCGCTGACCCTGGCCCCGTGGACGTTCTTCGCCGTTATCACCGTCGAGGCGGTGCTGCTGCTCTACTGGGGGCGACGCTCCGCAGACGACCCTGCCCTCCTGACGGCGCACGGCCTCTTTGCAGCGCTCGCCGTCCGGGCGGCGTTCGGCCTGATCTCCGCCCCCGCGCTCACCGGAGATCAGGCCCCATGGGCGATGCCGGTCGCGACGCTTTTCGGGACGCTCGTCGCTTTCTCCGTCGGTCGGAGGATGCTCTCGGGCGTGCCGGCCTTCGTCTACATGCTCGCGGCTCACGTCGTGTTTCTGGCCTGGCTTCTGAATGTGATTTCGCCCCTGCCGAACGGTGGCATGCTCGTTACAACAGCGTGGGGGGTCTACGGCGCGGGGCTGCTCGTCGCGTCGCTCCGGCTCGACGGCGGCCTCGCCTTCAAGGTCGCCGTTGCGACGCTCCTGTTCTCCGTCGCAAAACTCTTCGCCGTGGACCTCTTCTGGGTCGAGGCGGCTTACAGGATCTCCCTCTTCCTCGGCTTCGGCGCGCTCTTCCTTTCGCTCGGCTACTACCTCCGAAGCCTCTGGAGACCCACCCTCCAGCAGAAAGCCCTGAAAGAGAGTCCCGGCACGACATAAAGTGCCTGAACTTGAAAAAGGTAAGTTATCCACAATATGTTGTGGATATATACCGGAGATCGGGGGATAAGTGCCTCGTATGTAACAAGCAGGCAACGTAGAAAAGAAACACCGACGGTCTTGCGGGGGCATCGTGAACGGTTTTTGTGAAAAACGTACCGCCTGACATTACAATCAGAAGGGTAAGAAACAACAGG
This sequence is a window from Rubrobacter indicoceani. Protein-coding genes within it:
- a CDS encoding ABC transporter permease, which codes for MTSGSKTTTRRREPAEFGGTGGKRHRPPLVVWVPALFISVALLLPPVYLAVRSLDGGFGEFAETVLDADTLLVLARSLLLALTVTLATICIAVPIAWLTVRTDLPFSRAWAVLAALPLVIPSYVGGFVLISALGPRGMLQGSLERFGVERLPEIYGFPGAALALTLFTYPYVLLTTRSSLKNLDPSLEEASRILGVGAWKTFFHVTLPNLRPGIVAGGLLVTLYTLSDFGVVSLLQYGTFSREIYIQYRSAFDRTPAAILGLMLVCLTIAILLVEGRSRGRAAYHRSSAGAARRHVTVRLGGWRWVAAGFCFGVVSLALLLPVGVLVFWLVRGLLGGESLNPLWTAALNSAYVSGLAALVAAACAIPVAVLAVRFRGRMSSAVEKLAYLGYALPGIALALALVFFGANYAPWAYQTTGLLVFAYVIHFLPQALGATRAGLLQVRPSVEEAARGLGKGPLGVLASVTAPLASPGIMAGAALVFLTTMKELPATLLLSPTGFETLATRVWSATGEAFFARAAAPALLLIVISAIPMYLLTIRDGTADEKKERGSE
- a CDS encoding iron ABC transporter substrate-binding protein, with product MLLASCGQSSTESGGAGSSGDSGSTGSSGTEESTGAAASGGGSATGDDTLVIYSGRSAELVGPIIDTYIEESGVDVQVRYGDTAELAATLLEEGQNSPADIYFAQDAGALGAVSEEDLLTELPDSILSPVDERLVSEEGEWVGISGRARVVAYNTENLTEEDLPESILDFTDPEWDGRIGWAPTNGSFQAFVTALREIEGEDVAREWLEGVQANNPTVYEDNTTTLEAVAAGEVDVGFVNHYYLFRALEEQGEDFGARNYYPTGGDPGALVNVAGAGILNSSDNQEEAQAFLEYMVSEEAQQYFADETYEYPVIEGIETNEELVPLEEIDTPDIDLSNLDDLEGTLELLQGTNVL
- a CDS encoding PAS domain S-box protein, giving the protein MTINGRTDKELDFRKMVEYSGHIVALCSTDGTLLYANPAFERAYGYPLREVVGKMNVNDYVHPEDVEGVANETLRAIAETGPNETVRSWAVFRFRCADGEYKKVWVVGTYLLEEPGIEGVIINATEFVE
- a CDS encoding NUDIX hydrolase, translated to MSSSEASTLNPNDLVYGDAFAAGLRSRLLSPLDGWRELQSSFAPTDAETGERLRRFPDDPDTARRAAVLVPVILEDAGPELVYTLRKDHLSDHAGQISFPGGGRDPSDNSLLETALREASEEIDLPRHAVEVAGTLENMYIPPSNFLVTPFVGLLNPGAKFTLAPEEVERVFTVPIRTLLHPKTYDRRLWSHEGRRLDVPVFAVEAEGKPYEIWGATAAITALLLARLGWRIPT
- a CDS encoding DUF2339 domain-containing protein, coding for MRGLVDREEVLARLDRLEAEVAGQREALLRLARGSGVSGVDGVVEKEVGGVRDRPGVFGGFARIGERYGDLLRAEWWFTRGGVVLLLLGLAFLFKLSVDEGWITPAVRVLFGVGLGGGLILGGRRVSGRRLVVGQAMMGGGVAALYASGFAAHSLYSLVPFAVAFLSMVGVTGAAFWLAVRQDVASLAVIGVTGGLATPFLLYNGDGSIVGAVVYTCVVLGGAAAIYLYRGWTTLLVPACLGAVVSLTAVETLAWVPDRGQTVTAALLAGVVFCWIASSGVPVLRSVMLRVRRTAQPSPVAYLVGAFLFTILCGSLFGIIARFGATEAFGLTFLGAAVLHAAVAYLLHRSDRFRDSRTVYAQGAAGICLANIGLALTLAPWTFFAVITVEAVLLLYWGRRSADDPALLTAHGLFAALAVRAAFGLISAPALTGDQAPWAMPVATLFGTLVAFSVGRRMLSGVPAFVYMLAAHVVFLAWLLNVISPLPNGGMLVTTAWGVYGAGLLVASLRLDGGLAFKVAVATLLFSVAKLFAVDLFWVEAAYRISLFLGFGALFLSLGYYLRSLWRPTLQQKALKESPGTT